The proteins below are encoded in one region of Triticum aestivum cultivar Chinese Spring chromosome 1B, IWGSC CS RefSeq v2.1, whole genome shotgun sequence:
- the LOC123103280 gene encoding arginine decarboxylase-like, which produces MAAKNYGELYNILGWGEPYFTVNRDGHLCVKTHGHETKPGQEIDVVSVAEAAKEKGVQFPMILRFPDVLKHRLDSLHVAFDNAIKHTGYTAPYQGVYPVKVNQNRAIINDFVSFGHRHSYGLEAGSKPELLIAMSYLTKAKPGAFLVCNGYKDADYVALALSARAMGLNVIIVLEMEEELDIIIEQSSKLGVEPVLGVRAKLLTKIPGHFGSTAGKHGKFGLLADKIYEVAKKLKDLNKLHWLKLLHFHIGSMIPTTDIVSSAAREASGIYCTLVKQYGAEMTTLDCGGGLGVDYDGTRSGSSDMSVAYGLEEYASSIVQAVRLTCEYNGGVPHPVLCTESGRAMVSHHSMIILEALSAIPEPKDDETPEQLHSKIQRLSSNPPPPRALMATDLQKHATDIQKHGVELYKLAKKLSKRIAGDANTIYNYHMNLSIFSLVPDFWGIKHLFPMMPASRLNEKPTQMGTLIDITCDSDGKIDKFIGNVETLPLHPVDPESGGYYVAVLLSGAYQEALSCKHNLFGGPSIVRVENSTGGGIDGGGGGFDIATADRGPTTEELISTVGYDVKEDIRGVIEQRAREKGVWEKVGVFVQAGLTSMPYLVEYKVPRTA; this is translated from the coding sequence ATGGCCGCCAAGAACTATGGTGAATTGTACAACATCCTTGGCTGGGGTGAACCCTACTTCACCGTGAACAGGGACGGCCACCTTTGCGTCAAGACCCACGGCCACGAGACGAAGCCAGGGCAAGAGATAGACGTGGTGTCCGTGGCTGAAGCTGCAAAGGAAAAGGGCGTTCAGTTCCCAATGATCCTCCGCTTCCCCGACGTGCTCAAGCACCGCCTTGACTCGCTCCACGTCGCATTCGATAATGCCATCAAGCACACAGGGTACACGGCGCCATACCAGGGCGTGTACCCAGTGAAGGTGAACCAGAACAGGGCCATCATCAACGACTTTGTTAGCTTTGGCCACCGTCACAGCTACGGGCTGGAGGCGGGCTCCAAGCCAGAATTGCTCATCGCAATGAGCTACCTTACCAAAGCCAAGCCTGGAGCCTTCCTGGTATGCAATGGGTACAAGGACGCGGACTACGTGGCGCTGGCGCTGTCGGCGCGTGCCATGGGCCTGAATGTCATCATCGTGTTGGAGATGGAGGAGGAGTTGGACATCATCATCGAGCAGAGCAGCAAGCTCGGGGTAGAACCGGTGCTGGGCGTGCGTGCCAAGCTGCTCACCAAGATACCAGGCCACTTCGGGTCGACGGCCGGAAAGCACGGCAAGTTCGGCCTGCTTGCGGACAAGATCTACGAGGTGGCCAAGAAGCTCAAGGATCTCAACAAGCTGCACTGGCTCAAGTTGCTGCACTTCCACATCGGCTCCATGATCCCGACCACGGACATAGTGTCCAGTGCAGCCAGGGAGGCCTCCGGCATCTACTGCACCCTGGTGAAGCAGTATGGCGCGGAGATGACGACGCTGGACTGCGGCGGGGGGCTCGGCGTCGACTACGACGGCACCCGGTCAGGCAGCTCCGACATGTCGGTGGCgtacgggctggaggagtacgcgTCCAGCATTGTGCAGGCTGTGCGGCTCACGTGCGAGTACAATGGCGGCGTTCCCCACCCTGTGCTGTGCACCGAGAGTGGCCGCGCCATGGTGTCACACCACTCGATGATCATCCTCGAGGCCCTCTCGGCGATCCCAGAGCCCAAGGACGACGAGACCCCCGAGCAGCTGCACAGCAAGATCCAGCGTCTCTCCTCCAATCCGCCGCCGCCGAGAGCACTCATGGCCACGGACCTCCAGAAGCATGCCACGGACATCCAAAAGCACGGGGTCGAGCTGTACAAGCTGGCCAAGAAGCTCTCCAAGCGGATCGCCGGCGACGCCAACACCATCTACAACTACCACATGAACCTCTCCATCTTCTCGCTGGTTCCCGACTTTTGGGGCATCAAGCACCTCTTCCCGATGATGCCGGCGAGCCGGCTCAACGAGAAGCCGACTCAAATGGGCACGCTCATCGACATCACCTGCGACAGCGACGGCAAGATTGACAAGTTCATAGGCAATGTCGAGACGCTGCCGCTGCACCCGGTGGACCCTGAGAGCGGCGGCTACTACGTGGCCGTGCTCCTGTCCGGCGCCTACCAGGAAGCCCTTTCTTGCAAGCACAACCTGTTCGGTGGCCCAAGCATAGTGCGGGTCGAGAACAGCACCGGCGGCGGCAtcgacggtggtggtggtggcttcgACATCGCCACAGCCGACAGGGGCCCGACGACGGAGGAGCTCATCAGCACCGTCGGGTACGACGTCAAGGAGGACATTCGCGGCGTGATCGAACAGCGCGCCAGGGAAAAGGGCGTGTGGGAGAAGGTGGGGGTGTTCGTGCAGGCCGGGCTTACCTCCATGCCCTACCTCGTCGAATACAAGGTCCCACGAACCGCCTAA